Part of the Lysobacter enzymogenes genome is shown below.
GCGCCTGCTGGCCGAACTCGGCGTGAGCGCCCTGCACGAAGCCGCCGACGGCGCCGCCGCGCTGCGGCTGTTGCGCGAACTGCCGCAGGCCGCGGGCGCGGATCCGGTCGACCTGGTCCTGGTCGACCTGGACATGCCCGGCATGGACGGCATCGAATTCATCGACCGCCTCGCCCAACAGCGCCTGGCCCGCGCCGTGCTGGTGGTCAGCGCGCTCGACCCGGCGTTGCTGCATACCGTGCAGACGATGGCGCGCGCCTGCGGCCTGCGCGTGCTCGACGCGCTGGCCAAGCCGCTGACGAAAGCCAAACTGGAAGAAGCCCTGACGTCCCTGCGCCAAACCAAGGCCGACGAAGAACCCCCAACCACGCCGCAAGTCACCCCCGCAGAAGCCCGCACCGCCCTCGAAACCGGCCAAATCGAACCCTGGTTCCAGTTACAAGTGGAACTAAGCAACGGCCGCGCCATCGGCGTGGAAGCGCTCGCCCGCTGGCGTCACGACGACGGCCGGGTGATCCTTCCCAAACATTTCGTGCCCCTGCTGGAAGCCCAGGACCTGCTCGACGAACTGACCGAACGCATGCTCGCCCAAGCCTGCCGCCACAAACGCGGCTGGGACCGCGAAGGCCTGCGCCTGAAGCTGTCGGTCAACGTCTCCGCGTCCACCCTCGACGACGTCGGCGCCGCCGACCGCTACCAGCGGATCGTGCGCGAGGCCGGGGTGGCGCCGAGCGAAGTGGTGCTGGAGCTGACCGAAAGCTCGCTGATGGCCGACGCCGCGCGCGGCCTGGCGGTGCTGGCGCGGCTGCGGCTCAAGGGCTTCGGCCTGTCGATCGACGACTTCGGCACCGGCTGGTCGTCGCTGTCGCAACTCTCGCAGGTGCCGTTCACCGAGCTGAAGATCGATCAGGAGTTCGTCGCCGGCGCCAGCCAGCGGCCGCGCAAGCGCGCGGTGGTCGAAGCCAGCCTGGACCTGGCGCGCAAGCTCGGCCTGGACGCGGTCGCCGAAGGCGTGGAGACGGTCGAGGACTGGCAGATGCTGGCCGAGCTCGGCTGCGCGGTCGCGCAAGGCCGGCTGATCGGCGAGGCGGTGCCCGGCGCCGAGCTGCGCGCCGCGCTCGCGCGCTGGCGCCGCCCCGAGCACTGACCCGACGATGTTCGCCTGGCTCGACCGCTACAGCGTCCGCCGCCAGCTCTGGGGCCTGTTCGCGCTGTTCCTGGCCGCCGGCTCCAGCGTGCTGCTGATCGACGAGATCGAGCAGCACCGCGCGCGCGCCGCGCTGCAATCGCTGCAGGACGATTCGCTGCGCGGGCTGCGCCTGATCAAGACCATTTCCGACGCCTACGGCCTGGACGTGGTCGACACCACCTTCCGGGTGCGCAACGCCCTGGTCGGCTGGGACGAAGGCGTGGACCGGGTCGACCGCGCCCGCGCCCGCATCGACGCGGCCTGGCGCGAGCTCGACGCGCTGCCGCACACGCCGCGCGAGCAGCAGCAGCTCGGCGCCGCCGCGCTGGCCCGGCGCACCGCCGACGCCGCCGCGCAGGAGCTGCGCACGATCCTGCAACGGCGCGACCTGCGCGCGCTCGGCCGGTTCGCCGACACCCGTCTGTACCCGGCGATCGATCCGCTGACCCAGCGCATGCAGAGCCTGTCCGACCTGGAACTGATCCAGGCCGACGCGGTAGTGCGCGCCGACATCGCCCGCAGCGAACGGGTCAGCCTGCTGCGCATCGCGGTGTCGCTGCTGGCGCTGGCGCTGGCCGCGCTGGTCGGCCGGCGGGTGCTGCGCAACGCCTCGCGCGGGGTCGACCAGCTGACCTGGCTGGCGCGGCGCATGCGCGACCACGACTACACCGCCGACCCCGGCGACCTGCCGCTGGGCGAGCTCGGCGCGGTCATGCAGACCTTCCTGGACATGCGCCGCGACGTGCTCGGCTTCGAAACCGAACTGACCGGCCAGCTGATCCGCAACGAGCGCACCCGCGCCGAACTGGAGCGGCGCGAGCGCTTCCAGGCCTCGCTGCTGGATTCGGCCCAGACCGCGGTCATGGCGGTCGACGCGCACGGCCGCTTCACCCTGATCAATCCGTTCGCCGAACGCCTGCTCGGCGTGCGCGAAGCCGACGCGGTCGGCCGCGAACCGCTGCATGCGGTGTTCGAAACCCGCGCCCTGCAGGCGCTGGCGACCGAACTGGGCACGCGCCTGGGCCGGCCGGTGGCGGCCGACTGGACCGCGCTGCGCGAACTCGCGCGCGGCCAGGCCGCGCCGCGCGAAACCCGCCTGCGCCACCGCAACGGCACCTGGGTGCCGGCGCTGGTCGCGGTGTCGGCCACCGGCGGCGGCGACGACGAGGCGCCGGGGCTGCTGGTGATCGCCGCCGACCTCAGCGCGCTGAAGCGGCTGGAGCGCGAACTGCGCGCCAGCGAAGCGCGCGCGCAGGACGCGAGCCGGGCCAAGTCCTCGTTCCTGGCGGCGATGAGCCACGAGATCCGCACGCCGATGATCGGCGTGACCGGGATGATCGAAGTGCTCGCGCATTCGCGCCTGGACGGCGAGCAGCGGCAGGCGCTGGAGGTGATCCAGCAGTCCTCGCAGGCGCTGTTGCAGATCATCGGCGACATTCTCGACTTCTCGAAGATCGAAGCCGGCCGGCTGGAGCTGGCGCCGGAACCGGTGGATCTGGCCGCGCTGGTGCGCGCCACCGCCGCCGGCTTCCTCGGCGCGGCCGGCGCGCGCGCGGTGGCGCTGAGCTGCGAGATCGACCCGCGGCTGGCCCCGGCGTATCGCGCCGATGCGCTGCGGCTGCGGCAGATCCTCGGCAACTTCCTGTCGAACGCGGTCAAGTTCACCGAGCGCGGCACGATCGAGGCGGCGCTGGAATTCGAAGGCGCGCAGCCGCCCGCCGCCGGCGACGACGCGCCGCGCGACCGCCTGTGCCTGCGCGTGAGCGACACCGGCATCGGCATCGACGCCGAACAGCAACGCCTGCTGTTCCAACCGTTCCAGCAAGCCGACGCCGACACCGCGCGCCGCTACGGCGGCACCGGCCTGGGGCTGGCGATCTGCCGGCGGCTGGCCGAACTGATGGGCGGCGAGATCTCCATGCACAGCGAGCCCGGCGTAGGCACGACCCTGCGCCTGCGCGTGAGCCTGCCGCGCGCGTCGGCGCCGGAAACCGCCGACGCGGCCGGCGACGCCGCCGCGCTGCCCGCCGCCGCGCCGCCGGACCCCGAACGCGCCGCGCGCGAAGGCCGGCTGGTGCTGCTGGTCGACGACCATCCGACCAACCGGCTGGTGATCGCGCGGCAACTGGCCCTGGCCGGCTATGCCTGCGAAACCGCCGACGGCGGCGAGGCCGGCCTGCAGCGCTGGCGCAGCGGCCGCTACGGCCTGGTCCTGACCGACCTGCGCATGCCGGGCCTCGACGGTTACGCATTGGCACGGGCGATCCGCGCCGAACAGACGCAGGCCGGGATCGGCGACGCCGACCCGCGGCGCACGCCGATCCTCGCGCTGACCGCATCGGCCTTGAAGGACGAGGCCGACGCCTGTTTCGCCGCGGGCATGGACGATTGCCTGGTCAAACCGGTGGCCGCGGCGAAACTGGCCGCGGCGCTGCGGCGCTGGCTGCCGGCGGCGACCGATGCAGACGCACGCAGCGCGCACGAACCCGAATCGGCGCTCGCGCCCGGAGGCGACCTCGGCCGCGTGCTCGACCTCGAAGTCCTGCATTCCCTGCTGGCCGACAGCGGCGGCGGCGATGCCGAAGCGGTGCTGGGCGAATTTCTCGTAGCCGCCGACGAAGACCTCGGCGGCCTGCGCCACGCCCGCGACGCGCAAGACGCCGCCGCGCTGTCGCGCCACGCCCACCGCCTCAAGGGCGCGGCGCAACTGATCGGCGCACAGGAACTCGGCGACGCCGCGCAAGCGCTCGAACACGCCGCCCGCGCGCAGGACTGGCCGCTGGCGAAACCGTTGCTCGGCGACGTCGAAACCGCGCTGCGCCGTTTGCGTCGCTTGCGCGGTTAGGCGCGATCGCGAATCACTCGTCGCCGCAAACCTCGGAATTCCAGAGCGCCAAAAGAAAACGGGTTCCGACGCTCGCCGGAACCCGTTTTGATTTTGTCGTTGCCCTTGCCTTTCGCTCCCCCCGCCGCCCCGAACTCGCCACAGGCAATGAGAGACCCGAAGGGCGCGCGCATGGATGCGCGCGTGCGGGACCGGGCCAGGATAGCCCTTGTCCCGCATCCCTGCGCAAGCTACGAACGATAGTGGCTCTTGATTCGAAAACAGGGAAAGCGCCTTTCTTTGGTTACTTTCTTTGGCAAGACAAAGAAAGTGACCCGGCCGCTTGCGGACGGAAGCTTTGGATTGTGGCTTGTCTTCACCCGCAATGAAGACAACGACGAAACCAACCGCGGAACGCCCGCTGTAGGAGCGACGCAAGTCGCGACCGCGAAACCGCAGCCCTTGCGCAGGTTTCGTCGTAGTTGAGTTTTCGCGGTCGCGACTTGCGTCGCTCCTACAGCCGGATACGAAACGTTCCGGTGTTCCTGGAACTGCGACCGCGACACCCCTCCAACGACGAAGCCCTCGCCGCGCGACTCAGTACCCCGCCGCCTGCCCATCCTTGCGCGACTCGCTCGCCCCCACATAACCGCCGTTCGGATTGACCATGATCGCCTGATACCCGCCATAAGGCCCCAGCGCAAACCGCACGCTATGCCCGCGCCGCACCAACTCGCGCACGGTCTCGTACGAATACCCCGTCTCCAGATCCAGCTCGCCGCCGTCGCTCATCGCCACCATCTGCCCCGCCGGCTCGGTCGACCCGTCGTGCTGGATCCGCGGCGCATCGCCGGCTTCCTGCAGGTTCATGCCGAAGTCGATCATGTTCATCAGGATCTGCGCATGCCCCTGCGGCTGCATCGCCCCGCCCATGACCCCGAACGACAGCCACGGCTTGCCGTCCTTGGTCACGAACGCGGGAATGATGGTGTGGAACGGCCGCTTGCCCGGCGCGAACGAATTGGGATGGCCTGCCTTCAGCACGAACTGCTCGCCGCGGTCCTGGAAGATGAAGCCCAGCCCCGGCGGCGCCATGCCGCTGCCCATGCCGCGGTAGTTGGACTGGATCAGCGAGACCATCATGCCGTCGGCGTCGGCCACGGTCATGTAGATGGTGTCGCCCTGGTCGAGCTGCGCCGGCGTCGCCGGCTGCGCTTCCTTGAGCACCTTGTCCATGGAAATCAGCTTGCGCCGCTGCGCCGCGTAGTCCTTGGAGATCAGCTTGGCCACCGGCGAGGACTTCTCGAACGCCGGATCGGCGTACCAGCGCGCGCGGTCGGCGAAGGCGAGCTTCTTGGCTTCGGCGAACAGGTGCACGTGCTCGACGCTGCCGAAGCCGTACGACTTGAGGTCGTAGCCTTCCAGGATGTTGAGGATCTGCAGCGCGGCGATGCCCTGCCCGTTCGGCGGCAGTTCCCACACATCGTAGCCGCGGTAGTTGCTGCTGACCGGATCGACCCATTCGCCGTGGTGCGCGGCCATGTCCTCGTAGCTCAGGAAGCCGCCGTTGGCCTTGAAGTACGCGCCGATGGTGCGGGCGATGTCGCCCTTGTAGAACGCATCGCGCCCGCCCTGGGCGATTTGTTCGAGGGTGTGGGCGAGGTTCGGGTTCTTCCACATCTCGCCGGTGCGCGGCGCGCGGCCGTCGATGGTGAACTGCTCCTTGAAGCCCGGCCACTTCGACAAACGCGGCACCGAGGCGTTCCAGTAATACGCGATGACCTCGTGCACCGGATGGCCTTCGCGCGCGTAGCGGATCGCGGGCGCCAGGTTCTCGGCCATCGGCTTGCGGCCGAAGCGCTCGTGCAAGGCGAACCAGCCGTCGACCGCGCCGGGCACGGTCACCGGCAGCGGGCCGTGCGGCGGAATCTCCTTGAGCCCGCGCTTCTGGAACTCGGCCAGGCTCAGCGATTGCGGCGAGCGGCCCGAGCCGTTGTAGCCGTAGAGCTTCTTGGTTTTCGGATCCCACACGATCGCGAACAGGTCGCCGCCGACGCCGTTGCCGGTCGGCTCCATCAGCCCGAGCGCGGCGTTGGCGGCGATCGCCGCGTCGACCGCGCTGCCGCCGGCCTTCATCACGTCCAGCGCGATCTGCGTGGTCAACGGATGCGAGGTCGCGGCCATGGCATGCGGCGCGTAGACCTCGCTGCGGGTGGCGAAGGGCTGGCCGCTGATGCGGTCGGCGGCGTGCGCGGGCAGCGCCGGCGCGAGGACGGCGGCGCAGGCCAGGAGCAGCGCCGCCGCGCGGCGCGGACGCAGGGCGGTGTTCGAAGAAGGCATGGTCGAGCTCCCCAGGACAGCCTTCGACGATAGCGCAGGCGCGCGCCGAACTGAGTAGGCCGAAAGTCGAGCCCGGGCGGCTGAATGCGTGCTTCGGCGCCGGCCAAGCCGCGCCATGCGGCGGCGCAGCGCGAATTCGCCCGAACCGGCAAGGGCCGTCGCGGCGCGCGCGGATCCGGCACCGGTACCGGTCCGTCGCGCCGGCGGCGGGTTAGCATCGGCCCTTCCCACCGCAATCCGGCGGAGGCGCTCATGCACACCGACCGCAAGGCCCGCGCCGCGCGCGGGCTGGCCTACGCCGCGGCGTTGGGCGCGTGCCTGTGCGCCGCTGCCGCGTTCGCCCAACCCGGAGCCAGGGCCATGCGCGCCAGCCAGGCGTTTTCCTCACCGGCCGCGGCCGAACTGGCGCAGGCCGCCGGCGACGGCGACGCCGCACGGGTGCGCGCGCTGGTCGCCGCCGGCGCCGATCCCAACGCGCGCGGCGAGCGCGGCGTCAGCGTGCTGCAATGGGCGTTGTACCAGCGCAGCGTCGACGGTCTGCGCGCATTGCTCGCGGCCGGCGCCGACCCGGCCCAGGGCGCCGACGACGGCGCCACCGTGCTGCAACTGGCGGCGATGGCCGACGACCCGCGCTATCTGCGCGCCTTGCTCGAGGCCCAGGTCGATCCGAACCTGAGCAACACCGTCACCGGCGCCAGCGCGCTGGCCGCGGCGCTGCTGGCCGAGCGCGCCGACAACTTCGCCGCGCTGCTCGCAGCCGGCGCCGATCCGAACCGCGCCGACCGCACCGGCAACACGCCGCTGCACGTCGCGGCGAAGATCAACGAATTCGGCCACGCGCTGACCCTGCTGCGCGCCGGCGCCGATGCGAACGCGCGCAACGCGCAGGGCGCGAGCTTCCAGCGCTACATGTTCATGAGCCCGGACCGGTTGCTCAACGCGCGCACGCGCGGCGAGCGCGATGCGGTCGAGGCGTGGCTGCGCGAGCGCGGGGTGGCGCTGGAGGATACGGCGGCGAAGTAAGCCGCCGCGCGCGGTTCGCGCCGCCGTTGCCGGTTCGGTCGCCGCCGCGTGCGGCGCGGCCGAGGCGATGCGCTCGCGCCGACCGCGATACCCGGCGGCGGACGCCGACGCAACGACGAGAATTTTTCGCGCACCGCTGCGCCGCTCCGCGAAGGTTTCGCTATTTCGCCGCGCCCGCGCGTTTCGCGTTGACAGCCCGCCGCGCCGCATCGAACACTGCGCCGGCATCGCGTTGCGATGCGTCCACTGCGCGGCGCCGGCACGGCCCCGCGCGTCCGGACCCGAGGGGTGCTGCGACGGAGCCTGCGCTCCGCCACGCTCGGGCCGCGATGCCGAGCAAGGGCGCCCTCCCGTCATGTTGGAGGCGTCATGTCCCTGTCCGATCCGCACACCCCCGCCGCCGATGCGCGCGCACCCGGCTTCGTCCGCTTCGATCCGCCGCTCTCGCTCGCCCTGGTCGTGTCCGACGTCCAGCCCGAACCGCACGAAGACGACGCCGGCCTGATCGCCGCGCTGCGCGAGCACGGCATCCACGTCCACGCCCGCAGCTGGAGCGACGCCACCGTCGACTGGGCCGCGCACGATGCGCTGCTGGTGCGCAGCACCTGGGATTACTTCGAGCGTTACACCGAGTTCCTGCAGTGGTACCAGCGCATCGAAGCGCTGCGTTGTCCGATCGCCAATCCGCTGCCGCTGTTGGTATGGAACAGCGACAAGCGCTATCTGCTGGAACTGGCCGCGCAAGGCGTGGCGATCATCCCGACCGTGCATGCGCGCGGCGCCGACCTCGACGCCGCGCTGACGCCGATGCAGGGCGAGGTGGTGGTCAAGCCCAGCGTCAGCGGCGGCGCCTGGAACACGCTGCGCGGCCGCATCGGCAGCGACGGCTTCGCGCAAGCGCTGGCGGCGCTGCCGCGCGAGCTGGATTACCTGATCCAGGCGTTCGTGCCGCAGGTGGTCGAAGACGGCGAGTGGTCGCTGCTGTTCTTCGGCGGCGTCTACAGCCACGCGGTCCTGAAGAAGCCGGCGCGCGACGACTATCGCGTGCAGACGTACTACGGCGGCACCGCCGTGCTCACCGAACCGCCCGCGCACGTCGCCGCCTCGGCGCGGCGCGCGCTCGATGCGGTCGCGGCGCTGGGCTTCCGCGACCAGGCCTATGTGCGCGTGGACGGCGTGGTGGTCGGCGACGAGTTCCAGGTCATGGAGCTGGAATTCATCGAACCGTTCCTGCATCTGGCCGCGCATCCGCCGGCCGCGCGCCTGTTCGCGGCGCAACTGGCGCAGCGTTGGTCGGCGCTGCGCGAGGCCGCGGCGGCCTGACCCCGGCCGCGGCACCGTCATCGGCCGCGCGCGGCGATTGCGCGCGCGGCCGATGCCGCTTAGCGTCGGGTGCCCCGCATCGAAGACCGCACGCAGATGAGCGACGCCCACGATCAGCGCCTGTTTTCCTACGGCACCCTGCAACTGCCGGCGGTGCAGCAGGCCACCTTCGGCCGCCTGCTGGCCGGCGAAGCCGACGCCTTGGTCGGCTTCCGCCGCACGATGGTGAAGATCGACGACCCGCAAGTCGTCGCCACCAGCGGCCAGACCCACCACCCGATCGTCGAACCCAGCGGCGACCGCGGCGACCGCGTCGACGGCACGGTGTTCGCGATCAGCGCCGCCGAACTGGCGCGCGCCGACGACTACGAAGTCGACGACTACGTCCGCGTCGAGGCCGTGCTGGCCTCGGGCGGACGCGCCTGGGTGTACGTGAAGGCTTAACCGGCCGCAGCAACGTCGGCGGGAGCGGCGTCCGCGGCCGACGCGCGCGAGCCGCGCAGCAGCTTGCGCAGCGCCGGCACGCACGGCAGGTACAGCGCCGCGCCGACGACCCAGACCCAGCCGTCCCAATGGCCGGCGCCGGCGACGTAAATCGCGCCGAACAGCAGCGGGCCGATCACCGCGGCGAGGCTCGCGAGGCTGGCCAGCACGCCTTGCAGCGCGCCCTGGCGGGCTTCGTCGGTGCGCTCGCTCGACATCGCCAGCAGCGCCGGCCCGCCGATGCCGCCGCCGGCGGCCAGCAACAAGCCGGGCGCGAGGGTCGCGGCGCTGCGGGCGAAGGCGAAGGTCAAATAACCGAGCACGTCGGAGATCACCCCGCCGATCAGGGTCTTGCCGGGGCCGAAGCGGTCGCTGATGCGGCCGGTGGCGAAGGCCTGGAACAGCGAGTGGATGACCCCGAACGCAGCCAGCGACAGGCCGACCGCGGTCGGGTTCCAGCCGAAGCGGTCGTGGCCGTAGATCGCCCACAGCGTGCCGGGCACCTGGCCGGCGAGCTGCATGGCCAGGTACAGCCACAGCAGCGGGGCGAGGTCCGGCAGGCGGCCGAGTTCGCGCAGCGAATGCCACGGCGCCAGCTCGCGCAGCGACGGCGCCGGCCGCGGCTGGGGATCGCGTTCGCGCTTGGGTTCGGGCAGGGCCAGCCAGGCCAGGGCGAAGTTCAGCAGCGCCAGCGCGGCCGCGGCCACGAACGGCGCGCGCAGCCAGATCGCGCCGAGCAGGCCGCCGATCACCGGCCCGGCCACCAGGCCCAGGCCGAACGCCGCGCCGAGCCAGCCGTAGCGGCGCGCGCGCTGGGATTCGTCGGAGATGTCGGCGATGTAGGCGCCGGCGACCGAGCCGCTGGCGCCGCTGATGCCGGCGATGGCGCGGCCCAGGTACAGCAGCGACAGCCACGGCGCGCAGGCCATCAGCAGGTAGTCAAGCGAACTGCCGAACAGCGAACACAGCAGCACCGGGCGGCGGCCGAAGCGGTCGCTGAGCGCGCCCAGCGCTGGGGCGCAGACGAACTGCATCAGCGCGTACAGCGCGGTCAGGGCGCCGGCGTGCAGGGCCAGGTTGTGGTGCAGGCCGAACGAGTCGAGCAGTTGCGGCATGACCGGCGCGATCAGGCCGATGCCGATGGCGTCGAGGGCGACGGTGGCCAGGATCAGGCCCAGCGCGAGGCCGGTGCCGGAGATGGCGGCGGACGAAACGGCGGCGGGGGCCGGGCCGTTCGCTTGAGCCGCGGCCTCGGCCGCCGGCTCGGCCGGCGCGGAGGCCGGCGGTTGGATCGGGGTGTGCATGGCACGCTTCCCTATCGGTGATAGATTCGACGCGGATGCTAATCTATCGCCGATAGGGACACAAGCCCCCACCGGCCGGAGACCGAATTCGATGAAACTGCAACGCGAGACCGTGGTCGCCGCCGCCCTGAAGCTCCTCGACGAAGTCGGCATGGACGGCCTGACCACGCGCCGGCTGGCCCAGGAACTGGGCGTGCAGCAGCCGAGCCTGTACTGGCATTTCAAGAACAAGCGCGAACTGCTCGACGCCCTGGCCGAGGCGATGCTGGCCGAGCAACAGCCGGCCGATCACACCCAGTACCCCGACTGGCGCGAGTGGATGGCCGCCCAGGCCCACGCGTTCCGCCGCTGCCTGCGCGCCCACCGCGACGGCGCGCGCGTGCACATCGGCACCCGCCCCGAGGGCGGCGACTTCGGCGACGGCGAAGCCGAGCTGGCCTATCTGGTCGCCGCCGGCTTCACCCCGGCCGACGGCCTGCGCGCGCTGATCTCGCTGAGCTACTACACGATCGGCTGGCTGCTGGAAGAACAGGCCGCGACCGAAGCCGGCCGCGGCCCGGGCCAGGCGCCGATGGTGCCGGACCCGCAGCGCTACCCGCTGCTGGCGCAGGCGCAGACGGTGCTGAGCCAGAACGATGTCGATGCGGATTACGAGTACGGGCTGCGGGCGTTGATCGCGGGGTTCGAGGCCTTGTTGCCGCTGCGGGCGGTTGGGCGCTGAGCGGCCGAGCGATCGAGGACAGGAGCGCAGCGCGCATGGACCGCGCAGCTGCCAGAACGTCATGCCCGCGAAGGCGGGCATCCAGAGACTTCAACGCTTTGTCGCGATAAAGCCCGGGATGCCTGCCTTCGCGGGCATGACGGCTGGGTAGATCGCATAGCGACTGCGCAAGAGCGGCGAATCCCTAAGACTCGCTTCGCCTCCATCGGCACGTCATCCCCGCGAACGCGGGGATCCAGAGACTTCAGCGTCCTGCCTGGATAAAGCCCTGGATGCCCGCCTTCGCGGGCATGACGGCGGGTGAGTTTCGTCGCGTCTCTCTCAGGTCGTCATCCCCGCGAACGCGGGGATCCAGAGCCTTCAGCGTCCTGCTTCACGGCAACCGCCACCGCCGCTTCAATCCGCCGGCACCGTCCGCCCCCGCGCCCACTCGCGCAGCTCCGCCACCTTCTCGCCCATCAGCACCGACAGCGGCCGGGTCTGCTTGAGTTCGGCGCGCACCTGGAAATCCGACAGCGCGGTGCCGGCGGCGTGCGCGGCGTACATCGCCGCGACGATGGCCTGTTCGATCTCGGCGCCGGAAAAGCCGTCGCTGGCCGCGGCCAGCGCGGGCAGGTCGAAGCCGGCCGGGTCGAGCGAGCGCCGGCGCAGGTGGATCGCGAACAGTTCCTCGCGCACCTCGGCTGCGGGCAGGTCGACGAAGAAGATTTCGTCGAAGCGGCCCTTGCGCAGCAGTTCCGGCGGCAAGGCGTCGATCTGGTTGGCGGTGGCGACCAGGAACAGTTTCGAGCGGCGCTCGGCCATCCAGGTCAGCAGATAACCGAGCACCCGCCGCGACACGCCGCCGTCGCTGTCGCCGCTGTCGGCCAGGCCTTTTTCGATTTCGTCGATCCACAGCACCGCCGGCGCCAGCTGTTCGGCCGAGGCCAGCGCGGCGCGCAGGTTCTTTTCGGTTTCGCCGTGGAACTTGTCGTACAGGGTGCCGAAGTCCAGCCGCACCAGCGGCACGCCGAAACCGGCGGCGACGGCCTTGGCGATCATCGATTTGCCGCAGCCCTGCACGCCGAGCAGCAGCAGGCCCTTGGGCGGGTCCAGGCCCGGCGGCGGTTCGGCGCCGGCGAACACCGGGCGGCGCTGTTCGACCCAGCGCTTGAGCCGGCGCGCGCCGGCGACCTCGCCCATGCGCGCGCTGTCGTATTCGTAATGCAGGTGGCCGGAGCGGTTCAGCAGTTCGAACTTGAGCTTGGCCAGCTCGGGCAGGTCGTCGGCGTTGAGCGCGCCGTCGCGGAAGATCAGGTGGCGGGCGATGCGGCGCGCGTCGACCGCGTCGATGCCCTGCAGGTTGCGCACGATCTGCTTGACCGCCTCGCCGTCGGCCTCGACCCGGCGGCCGCCGTTTTCGCGCGCGTAGTTCTCCGCTTCCTCGCGCACCAGCTTGAGCAGGGCGTTGGCGTCGGGCAGGCGCGGGGTGAAGCGCACCGCCAGCGCGTCCAGGTCCGGCGGCAGTTCCTGCTTGTGGCCGATCAGCACCAGCACGTGCGGCTCGCACTCGCGGCGCTGGGCGATCTCGCGCAGCTGGCGCTGGGTGCTGGCGTAGCTCAGGTACGGATGGGCGTCGAACAGCAGGTAGATGCCGCGCTGGTCGGCCTGGCGGATCGCCTGCAAGGTGGTCGAGATGTCGGGCGCGACCTCGGCGTCGTCCTCGCGGTCCAGGTCGATCCGGCGCAGGCCTTCGGTGATCGACCACCGGTACAGCGCGCGCCAGACGTTCATCAGCGCCTGGCGGAACAGTTCGACCACGCGGGTTTCGTCGCGGGTCTCGATCACGATCAACGGGGTGTTGGCGCGGATCAGCGCGGTCAGGTCTTGCAGGTCGCTCATGGGCCGGGGTCTTCCGTGGAACGGGCATGATACGGCGGCGCGCGCTGGCGGGTCGCGCCGGCGCGGGTTTCGGCCCGGCGCGCGTTCGCGGGCGCACTGGCGGTTACACGCAAACCCGCGCCGGCGCGGATCGCCCACGCGGACGCGGCGGCGCCGACCCGCATCGCGGCGCGCGGGCCTAATCCGAAAGCCGTCTTGAGCCGGCGCGCGCCAGCCGCGACCATGCCGGCATCCCCTGCCACGCCGCGACTCATGGCTTTCGACGCCTTCGCCCTGGTTCTGGCCA
Proteins encoded:
- a CDS encoding ATP-grasp domain-containing protein is translated as MSLSDPHTPAADARAPGFVRFDPPLSLALVVSDVQPEPHEDDAGLIAALREHGIHVHARSWSDATVDWAAHDALLVRSTWDYFERYTEFLQWYQRIEALRCPIANPLPLLVWNSDKRYLLELAAQGVAIIPTVHARGADLDAALTPMQGEVVVKPSVSGGAWNTLRGRIGSDGFAQALAALPRELDYLIQAFVPQVVEDGEWSLLFFGGVYSHAVLKKPARDDYRVQTYYGGTAVLTEPPAHVAASARRALDAVAALGFRDQAYVRVDGVVVGDEFQVMELEFIEPFLHLAAHPPAARLFAAQLAQRWSALREAAAA
- a CDS encoding gamma-glutamylcyclotransferase family protein, which codes for MSDAHDQRLFSYGTLQLPAVQQATFGRLLAGEADALVGFRRTMVKIDDPQVVATSGQTHHPIVEPSGDRGDRVDGTVFAISAAELARADDYEVDDYVRVEAVLASGGRAWVYVKA
- a CDS encoding TCR/Tet family MFS transporter encodes the protein MHTPIQPPASAPAEPAAEAAAQANGPAPAAVSSAAISGTGLALGLILATVALDAIGIGLIAPVMPQLLDSFGLHHNLALHAGALTALYALMQFVCAPALGALSDRFGRRPVLLCSLFGSSLDYLLMACAPWLSLLYLGRAIAGISGASGSVAGAYIADISDESQRARRYGWLGAAFGLGLVAGPVIGGLLGAIWLRAPFVAAAALALLNFALAWLALPEPKRERDPQPRPAPSLRELAPWHSLRELGRLPDLAPLLWLYLAMQLAGQVPGTLWAIYGHDRFGWNPTAVGLSLAAFGVIHSLFQAFATGRISDRFGPGKTLIGGVISDVLGYLTFAFARSAATLAPGLLLAAGGGIGGPALLAMSSERTDEARQGALQGVLASLASLAAVIGPLLFGAIYVAGAGHWDGWVWVVGAALYLPCVPALRKLLRGSRASAADAAPADVAAAG
- a CDS encoding TetR/AcrR family transcriptional regulator C-terminal domain-containing protein gives rise to the protein MKLQRETVVAAALKLLDEVGMDGLTTRRLAQELGVQQPSLYWHFKNKRELLDALAEAMLAEQQPADHTQYPDWREWMAAQAHAFRRCLRAHRDGARVHIGTRPEGGDFGDGEAELAYLVAAGFTPADGLRALISLSYYTIGWLLEEQAATEAGRGPGQAPMVPDPQRYPLLAQAQTVLSQNDVDADYEYGLRALIAGFEALLPLRAVGR
- a CDS encoding AAA family ATPase, with the protein product MSDLQDLTALIRANTPLIVIETRDETRVVELFRQALMNVWRALYRWSITEGLRRIDLDREDDAEVAPDISTTLQAIRQADQRGIYLLFDAHPYLSYASTQRQLREIAQRRECEPHVLVLIGHKQELPPDLDALAVRFTPRLPDANALLKLVREEAENYARENGGRRVEADGEAVKQIVRNLQGIDAVDARRIARHLIFRDGALNADDLPELAKLKFELLNRSGHLHYEYDSARMGEVAGARRLKRWVEQRRPVFAGAEPPPGLDPPKGLLLLGVQGCGKSMIAKAVAAGFGVPLVRLDFGTLYDKFHGETEKNLRAALASAEQLAPAVLWIDEIEKGLADSGDSDGGVSRRVLGYLLTWMAERRSKLFLVATANQIDALPPELLRKGRFDEIFFVDLPAAEVREELFAIHLRRRSLDPAGFDLPALAAASDGFSGAEIEQAIVAAMYAAHAAGTALSDFQVRAELKQTRPLSVLMGEKVAELREWARGRTVPAD